In Bacillus thuringiensis, the DNA window CTATTATTACTGCAAAAATACATATTATGAATGCGACATATCGTTTGGACACGCTTCGTACACATCCTCCCACGTTAATGCATATGGCAATTCTTTTCGAATGAATCGATTGATAGATGTTGTATAAAAGAAGTTTCCACTAAAAAATTCTTTCGGTGCGTCATTCATAATAACTGCTCCGTCAAATAACATCATACATTGATCCACATATTTCGCCGCAAATTCAATATCATGCGTTGCCATTACAATTGTTGTACCTTCCTTTTGCAATTTCCTAAATAGCTCTCCTACTCTTTCTTTCTTCCATGGATCTAATCCCTTTGTCGGTTCATCAAGTAACAATAACGTCGGCTTTGACAATAACGTTGTACATAATGCGAGTAATTGTTGCTCTCCCCCGCTACAATCATGCGGATGGCGTTCTTTAAGCGAATACAACCAAAACTGTTTTAGCATATCTTCTGCAATTGCTTTTCCTTGTTCTCCGTATAATTCACGTGCACGTTCATACACTTCTTCCCACACTGTATCAAATGTAAAATGATAATACGGATGCTGCGATACATACCCGATACTTTTAAATCGTTCTTTCGAATCAATTTTATGTATCACTTTCCCATTCCACTTTACTTTCCCTCTTCTCGCTTTTTGTAATCCAGCTAAAATCGTTAACAGTGTAGACTTCCCTGTACCATTTTTTCCAACGAGCGCTACCCATTTTCCTTTTTCAATCGATACTGTTAAATCTCGTAAAATAAGTGGACTATTTTTTTCATATTGAAACGAAATATGCTCCGCACTTAAAATAACTTCTCGCTTTTCACTTTGTGCTATTGGCTCATTCACATATGATATCGCTGAAAAATCATTCATTTTCATTTGCGCCTCTCGCACTGTAAACGGAATATCTGTTACATTCCACTCTAAAAACAATCTTGGAATTTGCGGAATAAATGGACGAAACTGTTCGACTTCCCACATGTTCACTATAACCGCTTTAGGACTACCATCATACACGATTCGGCCGTTATTCATGCAAATGACGCGCGTTGCCAGTGGTATTACTTCATCTAAACGATGTTCACTTAAAACGATCGTAATTCCAAGTTCTTCGTTAATACGCTTTAACAATCCTAAAAACTCTTTCGCAGCAATCGGATCTAACTGCGCCGTTGGTTCATCTAATAATAATAATTTCGGCTGCATAACTAATACTGCAGCTAAATTGACAAGCTGCTTCTGTCCGCCAGATAACGTATGTACAGATTGGTGCAATAAATCTTGAAATCCTAAGAAGCTAATAAGCTCGGCTATTCTCTTTTGAATAATATGAGACGGTAATCCGATATTTTCTAAAGAAAATGCTAATTCTTGAATTACTGTATCCATTACGATCTGATTTTCTGGATTTTGAAATACCATGCCAATTTCTTGCGCAGATAATAAATCCGGTACATTCTCTAATAAAGTACCATCATAATATGTATCTCCAGTACGCTTACCAATTGGAAGTAACTCCTTTTTAAAATGTTTTAATAAAGTCGTCTTCCCGGATCCTGATCCTCCAGCAAGTGCAATAAACTCTCCTTTTTGAATAGAAAGAGAAATATGCTGTAACGCGTATTCGTTTTCATCAGCATATACAAATGATAAATTGTTTATTTCTGCATGCGCCACCATATCCATTCCCTTCCTTCCATTATAATTGGTAGACTAATAAACATCGTAAATACGACAAACATCATTCCATCGTATTGCTGAAATAGAATAGATTCGACTTTCGGATAAATAATTAACTTTCCTCCGCCATAATTACTAAAGATGACTGCAGCTATGAATAGAATCGTTAAATAACTGAGTGTATACCAATCTCGCCTTTCCATTCTATACCGAATATACGTCGTACGCTTCGTTACACCAAATCCACGAGCTTGCATAGAATCTGCCGTTTGCAGTGCATCTTCTAATGAACAAATTAATAATACTTGCAGCAATTGCATACCATTTTTCACGCGTTCAATAATGGAACCTGCATCTACTTGTACACCTTTTGTCTTTTGGACGAGTGTTATTTTCTGTAATCGTCTAATAAACAAAGGAACAAACCTCACTGTAATCATCGTTAACAATGCTACTTTCGGTGAAATTCTAGAAAACAAATATAAAAATTTATGACTTGAAATAATATCATTATACGAAGCAAACGTAAACATAATCGCAACTAGTAATAACCCCATTACTAATCCAAACATAATCGCCTCAAGCTTAATCCGGCTATCACCTAACCAAAATAACGTAGTTCGGCCTCTATGCGTTAATAACGAATTAAATAAAATGACCATAAAAAAGAAAACGATTGTGCTCGGTAACATCTTTCTAATCTTTTCGCTATTCCCTTGCATCACATTGATTATAACGATTAATAGAATTGCTCCAATTAAAAAAAGAGGATGAAGACACATCATACATAGTATCATCACCCCGATATAATAGAAAAAATTCACAAAAGGATGTAAAGAAGCAAAACTTATTTTCATAGTCCTTTACCGAATGCCTTTCTTATTTTAATACATACACCCACTCGATTGTATCTCCTGGTTTAACTGTTACTACACCTGCACTATGGTTTGGAAACGCACCGTTCACACGATATTTCCATCCACTAGTAGCTGTAATATCTTTTTCATATAAATCATTAATCCCTTTTACATAAATATCGCCTTTAGATCCATTCGCATCCACATCTAATCCTGTACGCTGCAATACTTTATAAACTGTATCGCCTTCTTGTACATCAACCTTTTTCGCACCTAATAAGTATCCTTCATTACCTTTTACTGAGATAGTGACTTGTTTTGCTTGTGGTTTTGGTGGTTCTGGCGGATTAGGTGGCACTGGTTTCGGTGGTGTTGGAAGAGTAACTTCGTTTCCACCTTTATTCGGATCTTCTTTTTGCTCCTGCTTTGGTGTTTCTTTCGGCTGATTCACAACCTTCGCTTCTTCTTGTGCTTTCGGTTGTTGCTGTTGCTTCTCTTCTTGTGCTTTTTGTTGTTCTTGTTGCTTATTTACAGCTGGTTGTTCTTTCGGTTGTACCTGCTGTTTCCCTTCTTCCTTTACTTCCGGTTGTGCCTGTGGCTTTTCTTCTTTCGGCTTCTCTTCTACTTTTTGTTCTTGTTTCTCTTTCTGTTCGTCTTGCTTATTTTGCTCTTGTTCAGCTTGTTTTTCCTCCGGTTTTTCTTCCGGTTTCGCTTCATCTTTTTTCTCTTCTTGTTTTGCTACCTCTTCTTGCTTTGGTTCTACTTTCTTCTCAGGCTTTACAGCTGCCTCTTCACATCCGGCAAGTAGCCCAAGTGAAAGCATTAAAGAAATAAACCACTTCATCTTACTCATGTTGTCTCTCACCTTTCATAAGAAAATTAGGAGCGAATGATTGCTCCTAATTTTTGTTAAGCTGCTTTACGTCTCCATAATACATATGCAGAAGCAATACATAATACACCCATACCTACTTCTGTAGCTGCACTATGAGAGGATGCTCCTGTTTTTGGTAACGTGCTACCGTTTCCGGATTTTTTATTTTTAACCGGTTCATTATCGACAACAACTTTTAGAGTGTCATCTTTCGTTTCTTGTTGTACTTGTACTTGTTTTTGTTCTTGTGGTTGTTCAGTAACTTCTTTTTCTACTACAACATTTTCTGAATCCACATTTGGTTTCTTATCGATTTCAGGAACAGATACATTTGACCAATCATAAATCGATTTCCCAAGGTCTTTAAACTGAAGTAAAGCTAAGAATGCTTGCTCTGTAGCCATTCCGCTACCGTTTTGATCACTTGGTAACCATTTGAATTCACCATTTGGAAGTTGATATGATAGTAGATTTTGCATTGCCTTATGTAGACGATTTTGATCTACATCTTTCACAAGTGATAATCCAATAATTGCTTGCGCAGCACTATTAGAATTTTCTTGTCCATCAGCAGAGAAACCACCATTTTCTAGTTGTTCATTATATAAGTATGCAACAGCCTTTTGTACAGCTGGTTTCACATCTTCTCGGTCTTGATAAGGAGCTAACGCTGATAAAACCATTCCTGTTACATCAACGCTACTAGCACTATCTTTACTGCTTGTACTATCGTAAGTCCAGCCGCCATCTGTATGCTGTGCGTTTAAAAGGGCATCTACTAAAGCAACTCGATTCCATTTTGAATTCACTGGAACTTCATATTTCTTCGTATCAAATGCAAGTAAGGCAAATGTATAACCTGTAACAGAATTCACTTTATCTGATTCGTACAATTTTTGAACTAAATTATGTTCACCTACCTTTGTAGGGTCTGCATGCATTGCATTCATCATAATAATCGTTCTAGCTAAATCTGTCGCTGAAAAACGGTTAATGCGCTTTTCTACTTTTTCAGTTACTGCCTTAACATAATTTAATTTCGCCTCAATTGGAACATTCTTTCCAGAACGAGAAAGGCCTAAAGCTACCCAATCACTTTCAATTCCATCTTGTAACATCTTTTCAGATGTTTTAGAGATTGCTTCATTTACTTGTGCTGCTGGAACTTGAATGTTCTCTTGTTTTGGATCATCTGTTTTTGGTTCTTCTGGCTTTTCTTGTTTTGGATCATCCGTTTTTGGTTCTTCTGGCTTTTCTTGTTTTGGATCATCCGTCTTTGGTTCTTCTGGCTTTTCTTGTTTCGGATCATCCGTTTTTGGTTCTTCTGGTTTTTCTTGTTTTGGATCATCTGTCTTTGGTTCTTCTACAGTTTTACAAGTACCAAATTTATCTAATGTTTGCTGTAATGTTTCCTGGCTCATATTGCTCCAGTCTGCAACAAAACGAAAGACAACAACATCTCCAGCATTTAATTTATAACTATCTGCTCCAACTTCTGCAGATTTATCATTTACATCATACAGCCAGCCGCTTGTGTCCCCAGCCATTAAGCCGTCAATGCCTTTTACATACGTTCCAAACGACATCGTCTCTGCTGTTACTTTGTCCCCCATGACTTTTTGTAACAAACTTAAAGCTGTATCCCCATCTTTAATTTGCTCTTCTTTTGGACATAACATAATGCCCTTTTGTGATTCACCAATAATTGCAAGTTTTGCTGTATTTCCTTCAGCAAACGTAATATGTACTGTATTCGCAAAAGAAACAAATACAAGTGTAACTGCCATTAACGACGTAAGCAGCCATTTTTTTAACATTGCCATCCCAAAATTTCCTCCCTTACTACTATTTACACAAAAAAAGGCCCTTCAAGGGCGTGCAATTGACACTCTTTTTTTGTAAGTGTCGAACAAACTGTGCAACACCTCCGACCCGCATCATTCGCGGCTATATTTGTATAGGAAAAATAATTTTGTTCATGAACGTATCATTGTGATAACATTCACTTTTCTAGGCACAACTTACTTCCATTTCAGTTATCGTAAAACGATAAACCTATACATTCTGTTAATTATAAATTTCTGTATTATTTTACTATTGACAAAGAATTTTGTCCATGCTTTATCGGATTTATTTTCTAAGAATAGTAACTTATTAACTCTTAACTATGTAAACTCTTTTTACTAATAATGACGCCATCTTCATCCACATAAACATATTCATCTGGTTTCCATTCTACTTGTCCAAATTGCAATGAAATATTCCGTTCCCCTTTTCCTTCTTTTACACTTCTATTTGGCATCGTCCCTAGTGCTAAAATACCAATATTAATATTCTTTAGTTCACTCGAATCACGAACATAACCATTTACAATAATCCCTGCCAGCTTTCTTTCCTCCGCAATAGCTGCCAAATTATCACCAAGTAACGCACAATTCGTAGATGCTCCGCCATCAACAACTAATACCGTTTCTTCTGGTAATGTTTGCAACCCCTCTTTTACTAGTACATTATCATCCTTCACTTTCACCGTTGCAATTTTCCCGTGAAATTGTTCTTTCTTCCCAAAAGACTGAAAAGACTGGCGACATATTTGTAATTCCTTTTCAAACTCATCACATAAATCCGTAGTTTTCCACATCTTTTTCCCTCTTTTCTTTTTCCTTCTATTTAACATATTCTTGGATTATTTTCGTTTCCCTGTCTATTGTTGCAATAATTTGTATGCGCGGGAAAAGGACAGAAAAACTATTGCCTTAAGAAGCCACCTTTATTATAATCTATTTCACAGATAAATTTCAGAATATTAAAAATTAACCAAGTGAAAAAGGAGGGATTTTATGCAATTACAAACTGAGACAAAAAGACAACCTAGTAAACGAAAGTTTAAAATGCCTGATGCGTACGTACTACTATTTTTTATTGCCTTACTTTGTGCAATAGCTACTTATTTCGTTCCGGCTGGAGAGTTTAAAAGAGTTACAAATGGGACTGTTACAACGACAATACCAGGAAGTTATCATTCTGTTCCACAATCGCCTGTAGGGTTTGTTTCTTTTTTTACCGCTATTGAAAAAGGAATGACACTTGCTGCTCCTATCATCTTCTTAATTTTATTTACAGGGGGTGCCATTGCCATTCTTGAAAAAACAGGTGCTCTTGACGGTTTAATCTATCATGTTATTAACAAATTTCGTAATCAGCAATTACTTTTCATATGTATTGTCGCCGCACTCTTTTCTATTCTCGGAACGACTGGTATTATCGTTAACTCAGTTATCGGCTTTATCCCCATCGGGATCATCGTTGCACGCACATTAAAATGGGACGCTATCGTTGGCGTAGCAATTATCTATTTAGGCACTTATGCTGGTTTTAATGCTACTATTTTATCTCCCTCACCTTTAGGTATTTCACAAAAAATCGCGGAACTCCCAATGTTTTCAGGAATTGGTTTACGTACAGCAATTTATATCTCTTTTTTACTGGCTACCATTCTATATATTAATTGGTATATAAAACGCTTAAAAAAATCGAATAAAGGAAGCATACTCGGCGATAACTGGTTTCCAAGTAATGCTCTTTCAAGCGAGAAAGAAACAGAGAAAACAGAAGTTCCTTGGACAATACGTCATAAATTAATTTTACTCGTTTCAGCTTTATCATTAATTGCATTTTTAATAGGTGCTTTTCGTCTACATTGGACGGACGCAGAAATGACTGCTACTTTTATTTTCATAGCAATTACAGCCGGAATAATAGGTGGCATGAAAGCAAACGATATCGCTTCTACTTTTCTAGCAGGCTGCCAAAATCTCATATACGGTGCTTTGATCGTCGGAATGGCTCGTTGTATTTCAGTCATTTTAGAACAAGGTAAATTACTTGATACAATCGTTAACCAACTCGCACAGTCTCTCGAAGGACATAGCCCTGTATTTGGCGTTCTCGGTATGTATGTAAGTAGTGCCGCATTACATTTCCTTATTTCATCAGGGACAGGTGAATCTGTTATTTTCATTCCGATATTAGCTCCATTAGCCGATTTCATGCACATTACACGCCAAGTCACAGTACAGGCTGTTATGCTTGGAGAAGGTGTAGTGAACTGCCTCAACCCAACTTCCGGTGTTTTAATGGGAGTACTCGCAGCGAGCGGCATTTCTTACGGAAAATGGATTCGATTTATGGCTCCACTTGCATTCATTTGGTTTATCATTGGACTTATTTTTCTTATTGTTGGTGTGAATATTGAATGGGGACCGTATTAAAAGACTCATATTATACTTAACTTAATAAAATATCTATTCTATTATCCAATCCTATAAAAATCATTTATTCTAGTATAGATATAAACAGGGATTGATCATAGTAATCAATCCCTTCTCTCAAAGTAAAATACCTTTAAGTATTTTACTTCCAAATTTTATTTACCCATTCCGGATGATCAATAAAAGGATTACGATTATGTTGATATTTCGTAAAAATCACTTCATTACGCTTTCGCTCTAAATCATCTACCGGGTCTTGTTCATTCCATTTTAGTAAAACGGATAGTTTGCCCATGTATGGATCTTTATTGTTATTCACCTTTTCATTTAATTCTAAGTCTATTTCGCCGTTGTCTCCTTCATAACGAACAGCCATGTAAAATAGCATTCTAGCGATATCTCCTTTTACACTATTACGAGGTTCCCAAGAATCACTATCGTATTTACATTCTGTCGCTTCCGAATGATTCACACCACCATTATCAAAATCCAAATTTCCACGTGAACTATTTACAGATACATCCGTCGCTCTTAAATGATGCAAATCTGTTCCAGCTCCTGCAGTCGTTCCAAAATCACCGTGAGATTTTGCCTAAACATGCTCTCGGTTCCAATTATCAACTCCTGAACCATTCGTAAGTTTCCCTTGCGAACGCCCAGTATATAAGAGTAGCACATT includes these proteins:
- a CDS encoding ABC transporter ATP-binding protein; the protein is MDMVAHAEINNLSFVYADENEYALQHISLSIQKGEFIALAGGSGSGKTTLLKHFKKELLPIGKRTGDTYYDGTLLENVPDLLSAQEIGMVFQNPENQIVMDTVIQELAFSLENIGLPSHIIQKRIAELISFLGFQDLLHQSVHTLSGGQKQLVNLAAVLVMQPKLLLLDEPTAQLDPIAAKEFLGLLKRINEELGITIVLSEHRLDEVIPLATRVICMNNGRIVYDGSPKAVIVNMWEVEQFRPFIPQIPRLFLEWNVTDIPFTVREAQMKMNDFSAISYVNEPIAQSEKREVILSAEHISFQYEKNSPLILRDLTVSIEKGKWVALVGKNGTGKSTLLTILAGLQKARRGKVKWNGKVIHKIDSKERFKSIGYVSQHPYYHFTFDTVWEEVYERARELYGEQGKAIAEDMLKQFWLYSLKERHPHDCSGGEQQLLALCTTLLSKPTLLLLDEPTKGLDPWKKERVGELFRKLQKEGTTIVMATHDIEFAAKYVDQCMMLFDGAVIMNDAPKEFFSGNFFYTTSINRFIRKELPYALTWEDVYEACPNDMSHS
- a CDS encoding YfcC family protein; the encoded protein is MQLQTETKRQPSKRKFKMPDAYVLLFFIALLCAIATYFVPAGEFKRVTNGTVTTTIPGSYHSVPQSPVGFVSFFTAIEKGMTLAAPIIFLILFTGGAIAILEKTGALDGLIYHVINKFRNQQLLFICIVAALFSILGTTGIIVNSVIGFIPIGIIVARTLKWDAIVGVAIIYLGTYAGFNATILSPSPLGISQKIAELPMFSGIGLRTAIYISFLLATILYINWYIKRLKKSNKGSILGDNWFPSNALSSEKETEKTEVPWTIRHKLILLVSALSLIAFLIGAFRLHWTDAEMTATFIFIAITAGIIGGMKANDIASTFLAGCQNLIYGALIVGMARCISVILEQGKLLDTIVNQLAQSLEGHSPVFGVLGMYVSSAALHFLISSGTGESVIFIPILAPLADFMHITRQVTVQAVMLGEGVVNCLNPTSGVLMGVLAASGISYGKWIRFMAPLAFIWFIIGLIFLIVGVNIEWGPY
- the rraA gene encoding ribonuclease E activity regulator RraA, with amino-acid sequence MWKTTDLCDEFEKELQICRQSFQSFGKKEQFHGKIATVKVKDDNVLVKEGLQTLPEETVLVVDGGASTNCALLGDNLAAIAEERKLAGIIVNGYVRDSSELKNINIGILALGTMPNRSVKEGKGERNISLQFGQVEWKPDEYVYVDEDGVIISKKSLHS
- a CDS encoding DUF4430 domain-containing protein → MAMLKKWLLTSLMAVTLVFVSFANTVHITFAEGNTAKLAIIGESQKGIMLCPKEEQIKDGDTALSLLQKVMGDKVTAETMSFGTYVKGIDGLMAGDTSGWLYDVNDKSAEVGADSYKLNAGDVVVFRFVADWSNMSQETLQQTLDKFGTCKTVEEPKTDDPKQEKPEEPKTDDPKQEKPEEPKTDDPKQEKPEEPKTDDPKQEKPEEPKTDDPKQENIQVPAAQVNEAISKTSEKMLQDGIESDWVALGLSRSGKNVPIEAKLNYVKAVTEKVEKRINRFSATDLARTIIMMNAMHADPTKVGEHNLVQKLYESDKVNSVTGYTFALLAFDTKKYEVPVNSKWNRVALVDALLNAQHTDGGWTYDSTSSKDSASSVDVTGMVLSALAPYQDREDVKPAVQKAVAYLYNEQLENGGFSADGQENSNSAAQAIIGLSLVKDVDQNRLHKAMQNLLSYQLPNGEFKWLPSDQNGSGMATEQAFLALLQFKDLGKSIYDWSNVSVPEIDKKPNVDSENVVVEKEVTEQPQEQKQVQVQQETKDDTLKVVVDNEPVKNKKSGNGSTLPKTGASSHSAATEVGMGVLCIASAYVLWRRKAA
- a CDS encoding DUF4430 domain-containing protein codes for the protein MSKMKWFISLMLSLGLLAGCEEAAVKPEKKVEPKQEEVAKQEEKKDEAKPEEKPEEKQAEQEQNKQDEQKEKQEQKVEEKPKEEKPQAQPEVKEEGKQQVQPKEQPAVNKQQEQQKAQEEKQQQQPKAQEEAKVVNQPKETPKQEQKEDPNKGGNEVTLPTPPKPVPPNPPEPPKPQAKQVTISVKGNEGYLLGAKKVDVQEGDTVYKVLQRTGLDVDANGSKGDIYVKGINDLYEKDITATSGWKYRVNGAFPNHSAGVVTVKPGDTIEWVYVLK
- a CDS encoding energy-coupling factor transporter transmembrane component T translates to MKISFASLHPFVNFFYYIGVMILCMMCLHPLFLIGAILLIVIINVMQGNSEKIRKMLPSTIVFFFMVILFNSLLTHRGRTTLFWLGDSRIKLEAIMFGLVMGLLLVAIMFTFASYNDIISSHKFLYLFSRISPKVALLTMITVRFVPLFIRRLQKITLVQKTKGVQVDAGSIIERVKNGMQLLQVLLICSLEDALQTADSMQARGFGVTKRTTYIRYRMERRDWYTLSYLTILFIAAVIFSNYGGGKLIIYPKVESILFQQYDGMMFVVFTMFISLPIIMEGREWIWWRMQK